Proteins co-encoded in one Bacillus sp. FSL H8-0547 genomic window:
- a CDS encoding VanZ family protein, which produces MKKPIFKWALTIAPILYMILIWILSSLPADAIIKTPFSFDRLMKESLHLIEFGILYWLIALAFAANGRWTAKASVLAAVISILYGATDEIHQYFVPYRSATVIDLVKDTIGVLVSFYIMKVTYFAERPSFITSLFKKLNDSE; this is translated from the coding sequence ATGAAGAAGCCGATTTTCAAATGGGCGCTCACAATCGCCCCCATTCTCTATATGATCCTCATTTGGATACTCTCTAGCCTGCCTGCGGATGCCATCATTAAGACGCCGTTTTCGTTTGACCGCTTAATGAAGGAATCGCTTCACTTAATTGAATTCGGCATTCTCTACTGGCTCATCGCGCTGGCGTTTGCAGCAAATGGACGCTGGACCGCAAAGGCGAGTGTCCTTGCTGCAGTGATCTCCATTCTTTACGGGGCTACAGATGAAATTCACCAGTACTTCGTTCCGTACCGGTCCGCTACAGTGATCGATCTGGTGAAGGATACCATCGGTGTACTTGTGTCTTTCTACATAATGAAGGTGACGTATTTTGCAGAGCGCCCTTCGTTTATCACCTCTCTTTTTAAAAAGTTAAATGATTCGGAGTGA
- a CDS encoding M23 family metallopeptidase has translation MREEETKRTSQNSKMQQIFRKRWVFPAIYLVSAALILTAVLWYQSIGNGNSANDPSDYGTSYQDEPTREVNSAVENFAMPAADADSVSVIRSFYEADATAEEQEAALVSYNNTYEPSKGIDLAREDGKEFEVAAALSGTVTKAEKDPLLGNVIEIEHKDGVTTVYQSLSSMTVAVGDEVEQNEILGQAGKSLIHEEDGVHVHFEIRKDGTAVNPVDYMDKPVSALNEINAEKEAPAKEEEGTEDAEKGAEEEKGAEEEKGAEEEKGTEDAEKGTEDEKGSEEGKEKEDAGKEGKEKGNSDDQSEASISTKNA, from the coding sequence ATGAGAGAGGAAGAAACTAAACGTACTTCTCAAAACTCAAAAATGCAACAAATTTTCAGAAAGCGTTGGGTATTCCCAGCAATCTACTTAGTAAGTGCAGCATTGATTTTGACAGCCGTGTTATGGTATCAGTCAATCGGCAATGGTAACTCAGCAAACGATCCAAGTGATTATGGAACATCGTATCAGGATGAGCCGACACGTGAAGTAAACTCAGCAGTAGAAAACTTCGCAATGCCGGCAGCCGATGCAGATTCAGTATCTGTCATCCGCAGTTTCTATGAAGCAGATGCAACAGCAGAAGAGCAAGAAGCAGCACTCGTTTCCTATAATAATACGTACGAGCCTAGCAAAGGAATTGACCTGGCAAGAGAAGACGGCAAGGAATTCGAAGTCGCAGCAGCTCTAAGCGGTACAGTTACTAAAGCTGAAAAAGATCCATTACTCGGAAATGTCATTGAAATCGAGCACAAAGACGGCGTAACTACAGTTTACCAATCATTATCAAGCATGACTGTCGCAGTCGGTGACGAAGTTGAGCAAAACGAAATCCTCGGACAAGCTGGAAAAAGCCTGATCCACGAAGAAGATGGCGTACACGTTCACTTTGAAATCCGCAAAGACGGTACAGCAGTAAATCCAGTTGACTACATGGATAAGCCAGTTTCAGCATTGAACGAAATCAACGCTGAAAAAGAAGCACCTGCTAAAGAAGAAGAAGGTACTGAAGACGCAGAAAAAGGCGCTGAGGAAGAAAAAGGCGCTGAAGAAGAAAAAGGTGCTGAAGAAGAAAAGGGCACTGAAGATGCTGAAAAAGGAACCGAAGATGAAAAAGGTTCTGAAGAAGGCAAAGAAAAAGAAGACGCTGGTAAAGAGGGCAAAGAAAAAGGCAACTCTGACGACCAGTCCGAAGCTTCAATCAGCACTAAAAACGCATAA
- the spoIIID gene encoding sporulation transcriptional regulator SpoIIID: MHDYIKERTIKIGKYIVETKKTVRVIAKEFGVSKSTVHKDLTERLPEINPELANEVKEILDYHKSIRHLRGGEATKLKYRKEDILQEEPVK; the protein is encoded by the coding sequence GTGCACGATTACATCAAAGAACGTACTATCAAGATTGGAAAGTATATCGTGGAGACGAAGAAAACTGTTCGCGTGATTGCGAAGGAATTTGGCGTTTCTAAAAGTACTGTCCATAAGGATTTAACGGAAAGGCTGCCTGAAATCAATCCAGAGCTTGCGAATGAGGTAAAAGAAATTCTTGATTATCATAAATCCATCCGTCATTTAAGGGGCGGGGAAGCGACGAAGCTGAAGTACCGGAAAGAGGATATTTTACAAGAAGAGCCTGTGAAATAA